CTGCCCGACCCGGCCCACACCCGCCTCGAACACGAAGCCGCGCGCCTGGCCACGCTGCTCGAGGCCGGCCGCGCGCAATCGCGTGCGCTGGGCGTGCCGGTGGCCTGGGTGCCGGGGCCGGCGCCCGAACCGATCGGCGACGGCGGCGATCCGGCCGACTTCCACTTCGAAGGCCTGCCCGAGGGCAACGGCCTGCCTGTGCGCTGGCTGGCCGCACCCGGCGACACGCCGATCAGCGTGCAGCTGCCGGCACAGCTGCGCGGCTTGCCGCTCGGCCCGGAGCCCATCATCGGCGCGATGCGGCTGGTACTGCGGCTCGACCAGCAGCAGATCACGCTCGCCACCGACGGGCTCGGCCCCTTCCAGGTGATCAACGATGCGCCCGCGCCCTGAACCGGCCGCGTGCCGCCCTCTCGGCATGACGCTGATCGAGGTGCTGGTGGCGCTGGTGATCGTCGCCATCACGCTGGCGGCGGGCATCAAGGCCGCCGCGGCGCTGACGGCCAACACCCAGCGCCTGGCCGATACCCTGGCGGCGCAGTGGTGCGCTGACAACCAGCTCACCGAGCTGCGCCTGCAGCGCCAGTTCCCGCCGGTCGGCGACCTCGAATTCAGCTGCGAGCAGCTCGGCCAGAGCTACCGCGGCACGCTGGTGGTGCGGCCGACGCCGAACCCGAACTTCCGACGCGTCGATGCCCGCATCGCCGACGCCCAAGGCCGGCCGCTGCTGCAGCTGTCGACCATCCTGCCGCGCATCTGATCGAGCCGCGTGATCCCCATGCCCGCGCGCCGCCCCCCGTCCACGCCCCGTCCGATCCGGTCGGCACAGCGCGGCTTCACGCTGATCGAGGTGCTGGTCGCCCTGTTCATCCTGGCGCTGATGGCCGGCATGGCGTGGCAGGGTGTCGACATGGTGGTGCGCAGCCGCGAGAGCACGCAGACTCGCATGGACGCGCTGCTGCGCCTGCAGTCGACCGTGGCGCAGTGGGAGGCCGACCTGCAATCGTGCATCGACACCCAGCTGGTGCCGGGCCTGTCGTTCGACGGCGCCACCTTGCGGCTGACGCGGCGCCAGAACGAAGGCGTGCAGGTGATCGCCTGGACCGTGCGCGGCCAGCAGCTGCAGCGCTGGGCCGCGCCACCGGTGCGCCAGGCCGAGCTGCTGCAGGAGGCCTGGATGCGCAGCTACCAGCTGCTCGGCAACGAGCCCGGCAGCCTGACGATGCTCGAGCGCGTGTCGGGCTGGCAGCTGCACGTCTTCCATAACAGCAGCAACGCCTGGAGCAACGCCCAGTCCAGCGGCGACGTGGCCGCCAAGGCCGCCTCACCCGACCCGGCGACCGGCGACGCCACCGCCGTGGTCGCCACCGGCAACCGCGAGCAGCTGCCCGACGGCGTGCGCATGCTGCTGACCTTCGCCGAGGGCGGCTCGGCGGTCGGCACGCTGGTGCGCGACCTGCGGCTGGTGCACCCATGACAGCCGCTCGCACGAGGACGGCGCCGATGCACCGCCAGCGCGGCGCCGCGCTGCTGACCGCGATGATCATCGTCACGCTGATCGCCACGCTGGCCAGCGGCATGGTCTGGCAGCAGTGGCGCGCGGTGCAGGTCGAGGTGGCCGAGCGCGGCCAGGTGCAGGCGCAGTGGATCCTCAACGGCGCGCTCGACTGGGCCCGGCTGATCCTGCGCGAGGACGGCCGCACCAGCAACGTCGACCACCTCGGCGAACCCTGGGCGGTGCCGCTGGCCGAGTCGCGGCTGTCGACCTTCCTGGCCGCCGACCGCAACGCCAGCACCGACGACGCGCCCGACGCCTTCCTGTCGGGCACCATCCGCGACGCTCAGGCGCGCTACAACCTGCGCAACCTGGTGCGCGACGGCAAGGTCCAGCCGGTCGAACTACAGACGCTGCAGCGCCTGTGTGCGCTGGTCGGCGTGAGCGACAGCGTGGCGGTGCAGATCGGCGAGGCGCTGCGCCTGGCCTCGCCCGGCAACAGCGCCGACGTCGGCGCCGACACCGGCGACACCGGCCGATCGGGCGGCATCCCGGTGCTGCCGGCCAGCATCGACGACCTCGGCTGGCTCGGCCTGGACGCCATCAGCGTGCGGCGCCTGCAGCCCTTCGTGACCTGGCTGCCCGGCATCACGCCGGTCAACCTGAACACCGCGCCCAAGGAAGTGATCGCCGCAGTCGTCAGCTCGATCGACCTGGCCAGCGCCGAGCGGCTGGTGCAGTCGCGCCTGCGCAACCACCTGCGCCAGGTCGAGGACGCGCGCCCCCTGCTCGGCCCCGGCGCCGGGCTGGACAGCGCCCGCATGAGCGTGAACACCCGCTACTTCGAGGTCGATGGCAGCATGCGGCTCGAGCAGATGCTGGTCGCGCAACGTTCGCTGATCGAGCGCACGCCGCAGACCCGCGAAGTCCGGGTCTTGCGCAGCGTGCGCATCCGGCCGACCGCAACTGTTGGGACATCACTCCAGCAATGATTTGTAAGCCCATGATTCATCAAGAAATCTGAGCCCCGACACTTACAATCGAACCCGCCCGAACCGGTCATTCATGAGCCTGCTGATCGTCCAACTGCCACCACGCAACCGCCTGGGCGCCAACGCCGCCGGGAGCACTGCGCCTGCGCCGGCCGAACTGGCCTACGTGCTCAGCGCCGACGGCCAGAGCGTCGACGGCGAAGGCCGTTGCGCCGCGGCGCTGCTGCCGCGCGCCACCAGCCTGAGCGTGGTGATGGCCGGCGCCGACGTCAGCTTTCACCGCCTGCTGTACCCCAAGGCACCGGCCTCGCGGCTGCGCGCGGCGCTGCGCGGCGTGCTCGAAGAACGCCTGCTCGACGACCCCGACCTGGTGCACGTGGCGCTGGCGCCCGACGCCCACGCCGGCACCGAATGCTGGGTCGCGGTCACCGACCGGGCCTGGCTGGCCATCCAGATCGAGCTGATCGAGCGCACCGGCCGCGCGGTCGACCGCGTCATCTGCGCCGCCAGCCCCGCGGCCGAGGGCAGCGTCGGCGAACTCGACGTGCAGACCCTCGCCAGCGGCGTCGGCGAAGCCGGCAACGAACTGGCCGGCGTCACCTTCAGCAGCGCCGAGGGCGTCGCCTGCTGGCCCTGGGACACCCAGACCCGCCCCGGCGGCCTGGCCACCGCGCTGCTGCCCAGCCCGCTGCCGGCCGAACTGCGCTGCAGCGCCAGCCCGGCCTTCGTGCTGGCCACCGAGGCCTGGCTCGGCCGGCCGGTGGCGGTGCGCAGCCAGGCCCAGCGCCTGCTGGCCGCCGCACACGGCGGCTGGAACCTGCGCCAGTTCGATCTGGCCCCGCGCCACCGCGGCGCCACCCTGCTGCGCGATGCCTGGACGCAACTGCGCACGCCCGCGTGGCGGCCCGCGCGCTGGGGCCTGGTCGGCCTGCTGGCCGCGCAGCTGATCGGCCTGAACGCCTGGGCCTGGATGCAGCGCAGCGAACTGCAGGAGCGCCGCACCGCCATGACTAACCTGATGCGCAGCACCCATCCGCAGGTGCGCGCCATCCTCGACGCGCCACTGCAGATGCAGCGCGAGAACGAGGCCCTGCGCGCCGCCGCCGGCCGCGCCGGTGACACCGACCTCGAACCGATGCTGCAAGCCGCCGCCAGCGCCTGGCCCGACAACCTCGCGGTGCAGACGCTGCGCTACGAAAACGCCCAGCTCAGCCTCGGCGCCACGCAGCTCGGTGCCGAACAGATCGAGCGCCTGCGCAGCAGCCTGCAGCCGGCTGGCTGGCGGGTCGAAGGTGGCGCCGGCCTGCTGACGCTGCGCCGTGGCAGCGCACCCGCCGCCAACCCGGGCGGCCAGCCATGAGCCGCGCCCCCACCCTGCCGCCGGCCCTGCAGCAGGCCCGTGCCCAGCTGGCGCAGCGCTGGCAGGCGCTGGCGCCGCGCGAGCGCACCGGCGCCAGCCTGGCGATCGCCGCGCTGACGCTGCTGCTGGTCTGGAGCGTCGCCATCCAGCCGGCCCTCAGGACGCTGCGCACGGTGCCGGCCCAGCGCGCCGAACTCGATGCGCAACTGGCCCGGATGCAGGCGCTGGCACAAGAAGCGCGTGAGCTGCGCGCGTTGCCGCCGGTCGCGCCCGAACAATCCGAAAACGCCTTGCGTGGCGCCACCACGCGACTGGGCGCGGGCGCCCGGCTCAACCTGAGCGGCGATCGCGCCACCGTCACGCTCAACGCGGTCGATCCGGCCGCCCTGACCGCCTGGCTGGCCGAGGTGCGCAGCGCCGCCCGCGCCCGGGTGGTCGAACTGCAGCTCAACCGCAGCGGCGCGGGCTACAGCGGCACCGTGGTGCTGACCCTCGGTCGTCCGAGCTGATGCCATGAGCCGACTCGATGTCTTCACCCGACGCCGCAGCGCCACGCAGCCGCTGGCCCGGGGCTCGGCACTCAACACCGCCGGCCGCGGCTCGCGGCGGACGCGCCAGGCGCTCGACAACGGCTGGGCGATCGCTGCGGCGGCGAGCCGGCGCTGGGCGCTGTTCGGCGCCCTGTTCGGCGGCCTGCTGGCGTTGATCGTGTTCGCGCCGGCCAGCTGGCTGGCGCAGGCGGTGAGCACGGCCACCGGTGAACGGGTGCAGCTGGCCGATGCCCGCGGCACGGTCTGGAGCGGCGACGCGATCCTGGTCCTTAGCGCGGGTGTCGGCAGCCGCGACGCCCGCGCCCTGCCCGGCCGCATCGACTGGACGCTGCGCCCGCAGGCGAGCCTGGCCGGCCTGGGCCTGCAGCTCGGCCTGCGCCAGGACTGCTGCATCAACGGCCAGACCCGCATCGCCCTGCAGCCCGGCTGGGGCCGGCTGCGCGCCAGCGTCGCCAGCAGCGCCGTCGGCGCGGCGGCCGGAGCCGACGCCAGCTGGCTGGGCCAGTGGCCGGCCGCGCTGCTGACCGGCCTGGGCACGCCCTGGAACACCCTGCAACCCGGCGGCGCGCTGCGCCTGTCGACCCGGGACCTGGCCTTCGAGTGGGTCGCCGGACGTTTTGCCCTGACCGGCAGCGCCGGCCTCGAACTGCGCGATTTCTCGTCGCGCATCACCACGCTGCCGCGCCTGGGCAGCTACCGGGTGACGATCAGCGGCGACACGGCCCAGGCCGGCACCGCCCAGGTCGGCCTCAGCACGCTCGACGGCGCCCTGCAGCTCAGCGGCAGCGGCAGCTGGAGCGCCAGCGGCCTGCGCCTGCGCGGTGAAGCCACCGCCGCCGAAGCCGATCAGCCGGCGCTCGACAACCTGCTCAACATCATCGGGCGGCGCGACGGCGCGCGGTCCGTGCTCACGATCGGATGACCATGACGCAGCGCTCACGCCCCGAGGCGACCCGCCGCACGAAGCTCCACGCCTTGCAGCGATGCACCGCGTCCGTCCTGGCCTGTGCGCTGCTGGCCAGCGCGCTGCCGGTGGTGCAGGCCCAGCAGCCGGCAGCCAGCCAGGGCAGCCGCAAGGGCAAGGAAACAGTCACGATCAACTTCGTCAACGCCGAAGTCGAGGCGGTGTCGCGGGCGATGGCCACCATCGTGAACCGCCAGATCATCGTCGACCCGCGCGTCAAGGGCACGATGACGCTCTACAGCGAGCAGCCGCTGACGCAGCGCGAGGCCTTCCTGAACTACCTGGCGGCGCTGCGCGGCCTGGGCTTCGCGGTGGTCGACGTGGCCGGGCTGCTGAAGGTGGTGCCCGAGGCCGAGGCCAAGCTGCAGACCGGCACGGTGTCGGTCGGCTCGGTGCTGCGCAAGGGCGACCAGATCGTCACCCAGGTGTTCAAGGTCCAGCACGAGAACGTCAACAACCTGGTGACGGTGCTGCGCCCACTGATCACGCCCAACAACACCATCAACGCCAACCCGGGCAACAACAGCCTGGTGATCACCGACTACGCCGACAACCTGCAGCGGCTGGCCAAGATCATCGGCGCGCTGGACGTGCCGTCCAGCACCGGTGTCGAGGTGATCGCGCTGCAGCACGGCGTGGCGTCCGACCTGGCGCCGCTGGTGCAGCGTTTTGCCGACACCTCCGGCGTGACCGCGGCCGGTGCGGTGCCCAGTGCCGGCGCGGTGTCGGTGGTGGCCGATCCGCGCACCAACTCGCTGCTGGTGCGCGCGCCCAACGCGGCCCGGCTGGCCGCGGTGATGGCGGTGATCGACAAGCTCGACCGGCCCAGCGCCAACGGCGGGCCGGGCGGCAACATCTATGTCGTCTACCTGAAGAACGCCGACGCCACCAAGCTGGCGCAGGTGCTGCGCGCGGCCTATGGCGGCGCCGGTGGCGGCTCGAGCGGCGGCTCGGCGGCCACCGGTTCGCTCGCCAGCGCCGGCCAGGCCAATACCGCCGCGGGCGGCACGGCCACCGGCATGAGCTCGGTGCAGGCCACCACGCCGGTGGCGGCGTCGGCCAGCCCGTCGACCGGCGGTTTCATCCAGGCCGACCCGGCCACCAACTCGCTGATCATCAGCGCGCCCGAGCCGGTCTACCGCCAGCTGCGCGGCGTCATCGACCAGCTCGACGCACGCCGTGCGCAGGTCTACGTGGAGTCGATGATCGTCAAGATGGACGCCACCCAGGCGGCCGAATTCGGCTTCCAGTGGCAGGGCCTGCTGGGCCAGAGCGGCGACAGGTACGGGCTGGTCGCCGGCACCAACTTCGGCACCGGCGGCAACAACATCGTCAACCTGTCGGTGGGCGCGGCCACCGGCGCCGCGCTGCCCGGCGCGGGCCTGAACGTGGGCCTGCTGAAAGCCATCAACGGCGTCTACACGCTCGGCGCGCTGGCGCGTTTCCTCGAATCGAACACCGGCGCCAACGTGCTGTCGACGCCGAATCTGATCGCGCTCGACAACGAGGAGGCCAAGATCGTGATCGGCCAGAACGTGCCCTTCGTGACCGGCAGCTTCACCAACACCGGCACCAGCAACGGCTCGGCCAACCCGTTCCAGACCATCGAGCGCAAGGACGTCGGCCTGACCCTGCGCGTCAAGCCGCAGATCGGCGAAGGCGGCACGGTGCGCATGGTGATCTACCAGGAAAACTCCAGCGTGGTCGCCAACACCACCACCAACAGCGCCGGCCCGACCACCGACAAGAGCGCGATCGAGACCACCGTGGTGGTCGACGACGGCAGCATCATGGTGCTCGGCGGCCTGTTGAAGGACGACTACGGCAGCGGCGAAGACCGCGTGCCCGGCCTGGCCAGCATCCCGCTGATCGGCGGCCTGTTCCGCAGCGAGAACCGCAAGCGCACCAAGAGCAACCTGCTGGTGTTCCTGCGCCCGGTGGTGATGCGCAGCCAGCAGGACGCCAACGCGCTCACGCTCGACCGCTACGACGCCATCCGCGCCCAGCAGATGAACGAGCAGCCCAAGCCGTCGACGGTGCTGGGCATCAACGAGTCGCCGGTGCTGCCCGAGCGCAAGCCGGTGGCTGCGCCGCCCGCCGCGGTGCCATCGTCGAGGGCCGCACCGGCCCAGCAGGCGGCCCCCGCAGCCGTGCGCGCACCGACGGCCACCGAGGGGCCGCTCGCGCCGGTGGAATGGGGCACGCCGGCCTCCGGCCGCTGACCGACCGGACCGCCGCATGCGCCACCCGCTGCCCTACGCCTGGGCCAAGACCCAGCAGATCCTGCTCGAAGACGACAACGACCGGCTGGTGCTGTGGGCCGCCGCCGGCGTCAACCGCAGCGCGCTGGCCGAGGTGCAGCGCGTCTACGCCGTCGACGCGCTCGAGATCGAGGAGCCCGCCCGCCTGGCGCAGCGCCTGGCCGCGGCCTACGCGGGCGGCGAGTCGAGCGCCGCGGCCGTGGTCGGCGAGGTCGAGAGCGCCGTCGATCTGAGCCGCATCATGCAGGACCTGCCGGCGGTCGAAGACTTGCTGGAGGCCAGCAACGACGCGCCGATCATCCGCATGCTCAACGCGCTGCTGACGCAGGCCGCGAAAGACGGCGCCAGCGACATCCACATCGAGCCCTACGAGCGTTCGTCGGCGGTGCGTTTCCGCGTCGACGGCACGCTGCGCGAGGTGGTGCAGCCCAACCGCGCGCTGCACGCCGCGCTGATCAGCCGGCTGAAGATCATGGCCGAGCTCGACATCGCCGAAAAACGCCTGCCGCAGGACGGCCGCATCAGCCTGCGCATCGGCGGGCGGGCGATCGACGTGCGGGTCTCGACGCTGCCGGGCGTGCACGGTGAACGCGCGGTGCTGCGCCTCCTGGACAAGGGCGAGGCCAAGTTCTCGCTCGAAGGCCTGGGCATGGCCGGCGACACGCTGGCCCGCTTTCAGAAACTGCTGGCGCAGCCGCACGGCATCGTGCTCGTCACCGGCCCGACCGGCTCGGGCAAGACCACCACGCTCTACGCCGGGCTGGGCGAGGTAGACACCAGCACCACCAACATCCTGACGGTGGAAGACCCGGTCGAATACGAGCTGCCGGGCATCGGCCAGACCCAGGTCAACGCCAAGATCGACCTGACCTTCGCAAAAGCCCTGCGCGCGATCCTGCGGCAGGACCCGGACGTCATCATGATCGGCGAGATCCGCGACCACGAGACCGCGCAGATCGCCGTGCAGGCCTCGCTCACCGGCCACCTGGTGCTGGCCACGCTGCACACCAACGACGCGCCGAGCGCCGTCACCCGGCTGACCGACATGGGCATCGAGCCCTTCCTGCTCAGCTCCAGCCTGATCGGCGTGCTGGCGCAGCGGCTGGTGCGCAAGCTCTGCAACGACTGCAAGCGCCAGGACGAGCGCGGGCGCTGGCACCCGGTCGGCTGCACCGCCTGCGGCATGACCGGCTACCGCGGCCGCACCGGCATCTACGAACTGATGGTGGCCGACGACAAGCTGCGCGCGCTGATCCACAACCGCGCCGCCGAGTCGCAGATCTTCGTGGCCGCTGAACAAGGTGGCATGAAGACCATGCGCGAGGACGGCACCCGGCTGGTGGCGGACGGCATCACGTCCAGCGAAGAGCTGCTGCGGGTCACCCGAGAATGATGTGCCGCCAGGCTTGTGTCTTCGACCCTTCGCCACCCCCCGTGGGGGCTCAGCCCGCCTTGGGGCGGCCCGGCGGCGGGCTGGCCACACGCTGATCGACACCGATGCCAGCCTACAAGTTTGAAGCCCTCGACGCCGACGGCAAGACCCAGACCGGCCTGCTCGACGGCGACAACGCCAAGGCCGTGCGCTCGATGCTGCGTGCGCGCGCGCTGGTGCCGCTGGACGTGCAGGCGGTGGCGTCCGAACACACGTCGACCAGCGGCACGCGGCTGCTGAGCCGGCGGGTCTTCACGTCCACCACGCTGGCGATCTGGACCCGCCAGCTCGCCGGCCTGGTCGGAGCCGGGCTGCCGCTGGAGCGCGCGCTGACAGCGCTGGGCGACGAGGCCGAGGATCCCAAACAAGGCGAGCTGCTCGCCCACCTGCGCGCCGAGGTCAACGCCGGCTCGCCGTTCGCGCGGGCGCTGGCCAGCGCGCCACGCGAGTTCGACGACGTCTACCGCGCGGTGGTCGCGGCCGGCGAGCAGAGCGGCCAGCTCGGCCGGGTGCTCGACAAGCTGGCCGACGATCTGGAAGAACGCCAGGCGCTCAAGGGCAAGCTGATCGGCGCCACGCTGTATCCGGCGATCGTCTCGCTGGTGGCGATCGTGATCGTGGTGTTCCTCGTCACCTACGTGGTGCCGCAGGTGGCGCAGGTGTTTGCCGGCGGCAAGCGCGCGCTGCCCTTCCTGACGATGGCGATGCTGGCGATCAGCGATTTCCTGCGCACCTGGGGCTGGCTGCTGCTGCTGGCGCTGGCCGGCGCGGTGGCGATGCTGAGCCTGGCGCGCCGCAACCCCGCCACCCGCGAGCGGCTCGACGCCGCCTTCCTGACGCTGCCGCTGATCGGCAAGCTCGCGCGCGGCTACAACGCGGCGCGTTTTGCCGGCACGCTGGCGATGCTGGCCGGCTCGGGCGTGCCGATCCTGAAAGCCTTGCAGGCCGCGGCCGAGACGCTCTCGAACCGCGCCATGCGCGCCGACGCGCTCGACGCGCTGGCGCAGGTGCGTGAAGGCGCGCCGCTGGCGTCGGCGCTGGCGGCCAAGAAACGGTTTCCCGGCCTGCTGCAGATGTTCGCCCGCCTGGGCGAGCAGACCGGCGAGCTGCCGCTGATGCTGCAACGCGCCGCCACCCAGCTCAGCGCCGAGGTGCAGCGCCGCGCCATGCAGACCGCCACCATCCTGGAGCCGCTGCTGATCGTGGTGATGGGCGCGGCGGTGATGCTGATCGTGCTGGCGGTGCTGATGCCGATCATCCAGCTCAATACCTGGGTGAAGTGACACCCGCCCGGCCGCTCGAAGGCCGACCGGCCCGGCCTTGACCGGGCCGGCCGGTGCCCCGGTCAGCGGACGGCGCCGGATTCCAGCGTCACCCGCGTGGCGGCCTTCTGGCCGGCATCGCTCTGTGCCGTCACCACCACCTCGAACACATCGCGGCTGCCGGCCGGCGGAAGCCCCGTCAGCGTGCCGGTCTGGGGATCGATCTTGAGCCAGCTCGGCAACGCGGTGCCGTCCGCCAGCGTGGCCGTAAACGCCACGCTGCTGCCCGCCGGTTTCTCGAACACAGCGCCGGCCTCGAAAGTCACGCCGCGGACCGGGTCGGCGCTGATCTGGCTGATCGGCCGCACCGCGACCAATCGTCCGTCACCGCCACCCGCGCCGGCACTGGCACTGGCGGATGCACCGCCGGCACCACCCGTGCCGCCAGTGGACTGACCCGTAGCCGAGCTGTCGCCGGTGATCCCCGCCGAGCCACCTGCGCCGCCGGCAGCGTTTGCGCCACCGGTGTCGACCAGGCCACCCGCATCTGCGGCACCGGTTGCACCAGCGGTCCCGGCGGTGCTGCCCGTGCCCGTTGTGCCCGTGGTGGCATTGGTGCGGCCTGCACCACCAGTGCCGCCAGCCCCACCCGATGCGCCATCGGCAGCCGAACCGCCCCCCGCACCGTTCGCACCGGCGGAGCCGAATCCGGCATTGCCGCCTGAAGTACCCCCACCGAAGCCACCACCAAGGCCCCCCGAGGAACCGAATCCGCCCGAAAGACCTGCGCCCTCCGGCGAGCCGGCCGAGCCTGCCGAGCCCGACGACGACACGGGGACGGTCAGCCCGCCGCCAATCACGGTCAGACTGCCCGGCTGGACCACCGCGGCACCGGTCGAGACCGGTGTGGGTGCGACCACGGGCGCAGTCACCACCCGCGTCTGCGTGGCCAGGTTCTCGGCCTTCACGCTCGGCGAAGGCTTGACGGTCAGACGGCCGTCGACAAAACCCAGCTCGTAGTTGTCGGCCGTGCCCTGGCCGGCCACGATGGCGTAGTCGCCCGGAGGCAGGCCGTTGCCGGTGGGCGCGGTCAGCGTCACGTCACGCACCACGCCGGCATCGTCGGCGTACTTGAGCTGGCTGGCGTCGACGCTGTAGCTCAGCGCCGGGTCGCTCTCGCCCGCGGTCTTGCTCTTGTCGTCGGCCGTCACGGTCAAGGCGGCCTTGTCGACGCTCAGCGTGCCGTCGACCGACACGATGGCGTAGTTGGCCGCCGTCGCACCCGAGAGGGTGATCACGTGGCTGCCCGCGGTCGCCTGCGCACCCGTCGCGGTGCTCAGGCCGACACCCGTCACCACGGCGGCGGTGTCGCTGTACTTGAGCTGCGAGGCGTCGACGGAGTGGCTCAGCAGCGGATCCGCGTCGCCGTAGGTCTTGTGCCGGTTGTCGGCCGTGACGGTCAGTGCCGCCCGGTCCACCGCCAGTTCGCCGTCGAGCACGGTGATGACATAGTTGTCCGCCACGCCCTCGCCGACGATGCGGTGCGTGCCCGCCGTGGCCGCTGCGCCCGTGGCGGTGCCCAGCGTCACGCCGTCGGCCACGGCGACCGTGTCGGTGTACTTCAGCTGCGCCGTGTCGAGGCTGTGGGTCAGCGTCGGATCGGCGTCGCCGTAGGTCTTGCGCTGGTTGTCGGCCTGCACGGTCAGCGCCGCCTTGCCGACCACCATCTGACCGGCCGTGAACTGGCCCACGCGATAGTTGTCACCGACGGCGAGCGTGCCGATGTCGATGGCATGCAGCCCGGCCGTCGCTGCCGCCCCCACCGCGGTGGAGAGCGCGCCGGCAAAGACATCGGCGGCGCTGTCGCCTTCGGCCAGCCCCAGGCCACCGATGCCGAACGTCAGCACCGGGTCGGCATCGCCGTAGGTCTTGGCCTTGTCGTCGGCACGCAACTCGAGGGTGCGCGCCGTGATGTCGGCGGTGGTGCCGGCCTGGCCGGTGATGCTGTAGTTGCCGAGGTCGGCGCCGGCGTAGCTGCTGGCCAGCGTCACGGTCTTGCCCGCGCCGACGTTCTTGTCGGCAAACGTGCCCGTGGCGCGCAGGGTCAGGTCGTCGCCCGTCACCAGCCCGTTCAGGCTCGCGGCGCTCGTGTCGACCCTCGCGGCGGTGTTGCCGTCGTAGACCTTGCCGGTCGCCGTCACGCCCGTGACCGTCAAGGCCTTGGCGGTGATGTCGGCCGTCGTGCTCGTCTGGCCCGTGATGGTGTAGTTGCCAAGGTCGACGCCGCCGTAGCTGCTGGTCAGCGTCACGGTCTTGCCCGTGCCGACATTCTTGTCGGCAAAGACACCCGTGGCGCTGAGCGTCAGGTCATCGCCGGACACGAGGCCGGCGAGGCTCGCGGCACTCGTGTCGACCACCGCGGCGGTGTTGCCGTCGTAGGTCTTGCCGGCGGCCGTCACGCCACTGACCGTCAGGGCCTTGGCCGTGATGTCGGCATGGGTCGTGGTCCGGCCGGTGATGCTGTAGTTGCCCGCATCGGCGCCGTCCAGGCTCAGGCTGTCGATCGTCACCACCTTGCCCGTGCCGACGTTCTTGTCGGCAAACGCTGCCGTGGCCAGGCTCGTGTCCAGGCCGACGGCATCGGCGCCGATCACGCCGACCAGGCTGCCGGCGCTGCCGACGGTGGCCAGGGTGTTGCCGTCGTAGACCTTGCCGCCGGCCGTCGCGCCGGTCACCGTCAAGGCCTTGGCGGTGATATCGGCGCGGGTCGTGGTCTGGCCCGTGATGCTGTAGTTGCCCGCATCGGCGCCGTCCAGGCTCAGGCTGTCGATCGTCACCGCCTTGCCCGTGCCGACGTTCTTGTCGGCAAACGCTGCCGTGGCCAGGCTCGTGTCGAGGCCGACGGCATCGCCGCCGATCACGCCGACCAGGCTGCCGGCGCTGCCGACACTCGCCACGGCCGTGCCGTCGTAGACCTTGCCACCGGCCGTCGCGCCGGTCACCGTCAA
This portion of the Leptothrix cholodnii SP-6 genome encodes:
- the gspK gene encoding type II secretion system minor pseudopilin GspK translates to MHRQRGAALLTAMIIVTLIATLASGMVWQQWRAVQVEVAERGQVQAQWILNGALDWARLILREDGRTSNVDHLGEPWAVPLAESRLSTFLAADRNASTDDAPDAFLSGTIRDAQARYNLRNLVRDGKVQPVELQTLQRLCALVGVSDSVAVQIGEALRLASPGNSADVGADTGDTGRSGGIPVLPASIDDLGWLGLDAISVRRLQPFVTWLPGITPVNLNTAPKEVIAAVVSSIDLASAERLVQSRLRNHLRQVEDARPLLGPGAGLDSARMSVNTRYFEVDGSMRLEQMLVAQRSLIERTPQTREVRVLRSVRIRPTATVGTSLQQ
- the gspI gene encoding type II secretion system minor pseudopilin GspI, which encodes MTLIEVLVALVIVAITLAAGIKAAAALTANTQRLADTLAAQWCADNQLTELRLQRQFPPVGDLEFSCEQLGQSYRGTLVVRPTPNPNFRRVDARIADAQGRPLLQLSTILPRI
- a CDS encoding pilus assembly FimT family protein, coding for MPIWARGNDPRRSAPGGHAPPRGFTLLELLIVVAIIALASAVVSLALPDPAHTRLEHEAARLATLLEAGRAQSRALGVPVAWVPGPAPEPIGDGGDPADFHFEGLPEGNGLPVRWLAAPGDTPISVQLPAQLRGLPLGPEPIIGAMRLVLRLDQQQITLATDGLGPFQVINDAPAP
- the gspN gene encoding type II secretion system protein N; the encoded protein is MSRLDVFTRRRSATQPLARGSALNTAGRGSRRTRQALDNGWAIAAAASRRWALFGALFGGLLALIVFAPASWLAQAVSTATGERVQLADARGTVWSGDAILVLSAGVGSRDARALPGRIDWTLRPQASLAGLGLQLGLRQDCCINGQTRIALQPGWGRLRASVASSAVGAAAGADASWLGQWPAALLTGLGTPWNTLQPGGALRLSTRDLAFEWVAGRFALTGSAGLELRDFSSRITTLPRLGSYRVTISGDTAQAGTAQVGLSTLDGALQLSGSGSWSASGLRLRGEATAAEADQPALDNLLNIIGRRDGARSVLTIG
- the gspL gene encoding type II secretion system protein GspL — encoded protein: MSLLIVQLPPRNRLGANAAGSTAPAPAELAYVLSADGQSVDGEGRCAAALLPRATSLSVVMAGADVSFHRLLYPKAPASRLRAALRGVLEERLLDDPDLVHVALAPDAHAGTECWVAVTDRAWLAIQIELIERTGRAVDRVICAASPAAEGSVGELDVQTLASGVGEAGNELAGVTFSSAEGVACWPWDTQTRPGGLATALLPSPLPAELRCSASPAFVLATEAWLGRPVAVRSQAQRLLAAAHGGWNLRQFDLAPRHRGATLLRDAWTQLRTPAWRPARWGLVGLLAAQLIGLNAWAWMQRSELQERRTAMTNLMRSTHPQVRAILDAPLQMQRENEALRAAAGRAGDTDLEPMLQAAASAWPDNLAVQTLRYENAQLSLGATQLGAEQIERLRSSLQPAGWRVEGGAGLLTLRRGSAPAANPGGQP
- the gspM gene encoding type II secretion system protein GspM encodes the protein MSRAPTLPPALQQARAQLAQRWQALAPRERTGASLAIAALTLLLVWSVAIQPALRTLRTVPAQRAELDAQLARMQALAQEARELRALPPVAPEQSENALRGATTRLGAGARLNLSGDRATVTLNAVDPAALTAWLAEVRSAARARVVELQLNRSGAGYSGTVVLTLGRPS
- a CDS encoding PulJ/GspJ family protein is translated as MPARRPPSTPRPIRSAQRGFTLIEVLVALFILALMAGMAWQGVDMVVRSRESTQTRMDALLRLQSTVAQWEADLQSCIDTQLVPGLSFDGATLRLTRRQNEGVQVIAWTVRGQQLQRWAAPPVRQAELLQEAWMRSYQLLGNEPGSLTMLERVSGWQLHVFHNSSNAWSNAQSSGDVAAKAASPDPATGDATAVVATGNREQLPDGVRMLLTFAEGGSAVGTLVRDLRLVHP